The segment CGATGTTGACGCAGATCGCCGACATCGCCGAGTCAGGCGATTGGCAAGGGGCCGAGCTAGAAGCGCGGCAATTGATGCTGGATCAAGCCGGGCGTTAATCTCTCGGACTACGCTTCGCCATCCAGCTTGATCTCTTCGTTGAACTGCAACGTGTTGTGAAACGGATCGACTACCTTCATGCAAAGCGAGTTGTAAAACGTCTTCTCCACGCTCGGACAGTTGTAGGCATATCCCTTGGCAATGAGCTCGGCGTGCAGCGCTTCGACGCCGGTCATCCAGATGAAGACGTTCGCGCCGGGGCTGCTATCGCCATGATGTTCGCTGAGGTGCAAGATCAGCCCGGCCCGCGAGACCTGCATGTAGAGCGGCGCCTTTTCGTGAAAGCGATGCTCCCAATCGACGGCGAACCCGAGGAAGTCGACGTAAAACTCCTTAGCCTTCGCGACGTCAAAGATCCGCAGCACCGGAATCGTTTGCTGAAAAACGATATTCATCGAATTGCCCGCGACATAAGAGAGACATGGGAAAGCGCTTTTAGCGTCCGCCATTTGGGGGCCAATGTCAAATCTTCCTCAAATCCCTCCCTTCTTACCGTGTTCTTCCGTCCTCTTGCCGTGGCCTCCGTGTTCCATTCCCCTCTGCCTCCCTTCCTATTCGCAATTTCCCAGCTGTTGGGTTACACTTCATACAACGAGCTGGCCCGAAAGCAGGCGGAGTTTTCACCAGCGGCGAGGGGTCCGTGGCGATCGCAAGGCAAGGCGATGGCGACGTCCTCCTTTCCCGGTGCGCATTCCTGACCCTTTCCCCGCTGGCGACTCGAATTTCTGTGGAATCTGACGACCCTTTCCACCATCACGAGGACCCCGAGCGTCCTAGTCCGTTGTCGGCGCCTATCCGTAAGATGGTCACCGGCGCCGTGCTGTTTCTCTTGATCTGCGTCGTCGCGGTCATTGGGTACGTCTCGGCCGGCTGGGACCTGGCCGACTCGATCTACATGGTGATCATCACCATCTTCGGCGTCGGCTACGGCGAAGTGCAGCCGGTCGAATCGATTCCGCTCCGGGCGTTGACGATCATGGTGATCATCGCCGGCTACGGAGCGGTCATCTATACCGTCGGCGGGTTCATGCAAATGGTGGTCGACGGCGAATTGCAAAAGGCGTTGAGGTCACGACGAATGACGAAAGAAATCGAACAATTGAGCGGCCACACCATCTTGTGCGGCGTCGGGCGAATGGGCTCGATCCTGGCTCGCGAACTGCACGCCGAAGGGAAACCGTTCGTCGTGATCGACTCGGACGAAGCGCGACTCGCCGCCGCCGAATCGCTCGGCTACTTGATCGTCAAAGGGGACGCGACCGAAGAG is part of the Blastopirellula sediminis genome and harbors:
- a CDS encoding glyoxalase superfamily protein: MNIVFQQTIPVLRIFDVAKAKEFYVDFLGFAVDWEHRFHEKAPLYMQVSRAGLILHLSEHHGDSSPGANVFIWMTGVEALHAELIAKGYAYNCPSVEKTFYNSLCMKVVDPFHNTLQFNEEIKLDGEA